The Medicago truncatula cultivar Jemalong A17 chromosome 4, MtrunA17r5.0-ANR, whole genome shotgun sequence genome includes a region encoding these proteins:
- the LOC11420505 gene encoding glucan endo-1,3-beta-glucosidase 14: MLRLQHQMVLSSSCSFFLWLLILSATFSLVLGNKAFTGTYGVNYGRVADNLPPPESVVTLLKAAKIKNVRIYDVNPQVLSAFKGSGIGLSVCLPNELLTDIGVGEDRAMNWIKDNVQPYLPGTKIVGIAIGNEILGGGNIEVWEALLPAAKNIYSALDRLGLAKQIEVSTPHSEAVFANSYPPSSCTFRDDIVPYMKPLLEFFSQIGTPFYINAYPFLAYKNDPQHIDINYALFKKNPGIYDPKSKLHYDNMFDAQVDAAYFALEKFGFDKMEVIVSETGWASHGDDNEAGATVKNAKTYNKNMRKRLLKRKGTPHRPKMLVRVYIFALFNENLKPGPGSERHFGLFNHDGSIAYDIGFTGLKPSSATSSFLSFKGIGSSYVMVSSSCIGILLLLIAL, from the exons ATGCTAAGACTTCAACATCAAATGGTTCTCTCTTCCTCGTGTTCATTCTTTCTTTGGCTTCTCATTTTATCAGCAACATTTTCTCTAG TATTAGGGAACAAAGCATTTACCGGAACATATGGAGTAAACTATGGTAGAGTAGCTGATAATCTACCTCCCCCAGAAAGTGTGGTTACACTTCTCAAAGCTGCAAAAATCAAAAATGTAAGAATCTATGATGTTAATCCTCAAGTCCTAAGTGCCTTCAAAGGATCTGGAATAGGACTTAGTGTTTGTCTTCCGAACGAACTTTTGACAGACATAGGCGTAGGCGAAGATCGCGCCATGAATTGGATTAAAGACAATGTTCAACCATATCTTCCAGGAACAAAAATAGTTGGTATTGCCATTGGAAATGAAATTTTAGGTGGTGGAAATATTGAAGTTTGGGAAGCTTTACTTCCTGCTGCAAAAAATATCTATAGTGCCCTTGATAGACTTGGCCTAGCAAAGCAAATTGAGGTTTCAACTCCACATTCAGAAGCTGTATTTGCCAATTCATATCCACCATCTTCATGTACATTTAGGGATGATATAGTACCTTACATGAAACCtttacttgaatttttttcacaAATTGGAACACCTTTTTATATTAATGCATACCCTTTTTTGGCCTATAAAAATGACCCTCAACATATTGACATAAACTATgctttatttaagaaaaatccTGGTATTTATGATCCCAAAAGTAAACTACATTATGACAATATGTTTGATGCACAAGTTGATGCTGCTTATTTTGCATTGGAGAAATTTGGGTTTGATAAGATGGAAGTGATTGTTTCTGAGACTGGTTGGGCCTCTCATGGTGATGATAATGAAGCTGGAGCAACTGTGAAAAATGCAAAgacttataataaaaatatgagaaaGAGGTTACTTAAGAGAAAAGGAACACCTCATAGGCCTAAAATGTTGGTTAGGGTTTATATATTTGCTTTGTTCAATGAGAATTTGAAGCCTGGACCAGGATCAGAAAGACATTTTGGATTATTTAATCATGATGGAAGTATTGCATATGATATTGGATTTACTGGACTTAAACCTTCCTCAGCAACCTCCTCTTTCCTTTCCTTCAAG GGTATTGGGTCTTCATACGTGATGGTTTCTTCAAGCTGTATTggaattcttcttcttcttatagcATTGTAA
- the LOC11433938 gene encoding methyl-CpG-binding domain-containing protein 11 — MEKEPQQSDVKDSSAEVLSVELSAPPNWKKLFFPKKKGTPRKPEIVFVAPTGEEISSKAQLKKYLKNHSGDPDISEFHWGTGETPRRSTRIRETAKTTPPPAQAEPPKKRSRKKEDKETETESPSEEVKEKGKSSAEELKADPSDADKNVNAEEIKQSNVEAETVIAEKPTLMAEPAKRIIVHALSTVAAAKPHLEKPQVEDTSMTEPVKQVSEEALNAVVAEKPQLENPQVEDTLMAEPTEKLLEEASDAAVAEKPQLEKPQVEEISMAEPAEQLLEKSLDPVVAEKLSGEAPVELEKENRTAELEKPQVEEPSLAEPVEQLSVEALDAVVAEKPKEEAPVELEKENGTADSSYKQEKSGAEESEGAEKVSLNVEDIINGKNEISASDE; from the exons ATGGAGAAAGAACCGCAACAAAGTGATGTCAAAGATTCTTCTGCTGAAGTCTTGTCTGTTGAACTCTCTGCTCCTCCCAATTGGAAGAAAttg TTCTTCCCTAAGAAGAAAGGAACACCAAGAAAACCTGAGATCGTTTTCGTTGCTCCAACTGGAGAAGAGATAAGTTCCAAAGCACAATTGAAGAAGTACCTGAAAAATCATTCTGGGGATCCTGATATATCAGAGTTTCATTGGGGAACCGGCGAGACGCCAAGGCGATCAACAAGGATTAGGGAGACTGCCAAAACAACCCCTCCACCTGCACAAGCTGAGCCTCCGAAGAAACGTAGTCGAAAGAAGGAGGACAAGGAAACTGAAACTGAGTCTCCTTCAGAGGAAGTCAAGGAAAAGGGGAAGTCTTCTGCTGAAGAACTGAAAGCTGATCCCAGTGATGCTGATAAGAACGTCAATGCTGAGGAAATTAAGCAAAGTAATGTGGAAGCTGAAACTGTGATAGCTGAGAAGCCTACATTGATGGCCGAACCGGCGAAACGAATTATTGTGCATGCTTTGTCTACTGTTGCTGCTGCAAAACCGCATTTGGAAAAGCCTCAAGTGGAAGACACTTCTATGACTGAACCGGTGAAACAAGTTTCTGAAGAAGCTTTGAATGCAGTTGTCGCTGAAAAACCGCAATTGGAAAATCCTCAAGTGGAAGACACATTGATGGCAGAACCAACAGAAAAACTTCTTGAGGAAGCTTCGGATGCAGCTGTTGCTGAAAAGCCACAATTGGAAAAGCCTCAAGTGGAAGAAATATCAATGGCGGAACCGGCAGAACAACTTCTTGAGAAATCTTTGGATCCTGTTGTTGCTGAAAAACTGTCAGGGGAGGCACCAGTTGAGttggaaaaagaaaacagaacAGCTGAATTGGAAAAGCCTCAAGTGGAAGAACCATCTCTGGCGGAACCGGTGGAACAACTTTCTGTGGAAGCTTTGGACGCTGTTGTTGCTGAAAAACCCAAAGAGGAAGCACCAGTTGAATTGGAGAAAGAAAATGGTACAGCTGATAGCAGTTATAAGCAAGAGAAATCCGGCGCAGAGGAAAGCGAAGGTGCTGAGAAAGTGAGTCTCAATGTTGAAGATATTATTAATGGTAAGAATGAAATTTCAGCAAGTGATGAATAG